In Novipirellula caenicola, a single window of DNA contains:
- a CDS encoding dodecin gives MSNHIYKKIELTGTSTTSIEDAVNNAISRAAKTLKELRWFEVIETRGDIANGKVSHWQVTIKVGFTLDE, from the coding sequence ATGTCCAATCACATCTACAAAAAGATCGAACTCACCGGGACCTCGACCACCTCGATCGAAGACGCTGTGAACAACGCCATCAGTCGAGCCGCCAAGACGCTCAAGGAACTTCGCTGGTTCGAAGTGATCGAGACGCGAGGTGACATCGCCAATGGCAAAGTCTCGCATTGGCAAGTGACCATCAAGGTCGGGTTCACCCTTGACGAATAG
- a CDS encoding CsbD family protein, translating into MNWDQIQGKWKQAKGQVKQRWGDLTDDDLDRVDGKREELVGRVQERYGVAREEAERQVQEFESSCNC; encoded by the coding sequence ATGAATTGGGACCAAATCCAAGGAAAATGGAAACAGGCCAAAGGACAGGTCAAACAGCGTTGGGGCGATCTTACCGATGATGATCTGGATCGCGTCGATGGTAAACGCGAAGAATTGGTCGGCCGCGTTCAAGAGCGATATGGTGTCGCTCGAGAAGAGGCGGAACGCCAAGTGCAAGAGTTTGAATCCTCGTGCAACTGCTAA